DNA from Streptomyces sp. Edi4:
CGACGAGCAGGTCGCCGTCGCGCACCGGCGCGGTCGTGAGGTCGACCGGCACCTTGGCGCCGGACTTGGTCCAGATGACCTGCCCGCGCACCCGGTGCTTGCGCCCGGACTTGAGGGTGTCGGCGAGGGGGCTGCCCTCGTACGGGAACGGCTCGCCGTCCTCGCGCGAATGCAGCACCAGCGGGTGGAGTTCCTGGCCGCCGAGGTCGCTGGCGCGGTAGCCGAGGATCTGCGCCGCCGCCGGGTTGACCAGGACGACCCGGCCGTCGGTGTCGGTGCCGACGACGCCCTCGGCCGCCGCGCGCAGGATCATCTCGGTCTGCCGCTGCGAACGGGCGAGTTCGGCCTCGGTGTCGACGGTGCCGGAGAGGTCCCGCAGGACGAGCATGAGGAGTTCGTCGCCGGAGTAGGAGCCGGGTCCGCCGCCGCTTCCGTAGGAGGCGTACGCGTCGCGCCCGTCCTCCAGATTGGCGCTGGTCACCTCGACCGGGAACTCGGTGCCGTCGGTGCGGCGCGCGATCATCCGGGTCGGCTTGGTGCGGCCCTGGTCGTCCTCGCTCTCGGGCCGGCGCATGGAGCCGGGGATGAGCCGGGAGTCGAAGGAGGGCAGGAGATCGAGCACTCCCCGCCCCACCAGACCCGTACCGGGCGCCTCCAGCATTCCCAGCGCGACGGTGTTGGCGTTGACGACCGTGCCGTTGCAGTTGACGAGCAGGAGCCCGTCCGGGAGGGCGTCAAGTATGGCTGCGAGGCGAGCAGCGCCTCGGGATGGCCTGCTGCTCACGACGACGCTTCCTCCCTGAACCACTGCACCTTGCGGCCTGTCACTGGAAGGGAGTCTAAAGGCTGAGGATGTGCGAGCGACGGCGGATCGGGGGGAGCTCTCACCAAGGTTGTGTGACTACACCGTATGGGTGAAGGGCCTACGGGGTGCCCTACCTGGCTTCGGGCAGCACCGGGACCAGGTTGTCCCACCGCGAGATCTCGCATCCATTGGCACGGTTGTACGTCGCGTCCACAGGGCGCCCGGCCCAGCTGCCGGTGATGTGGGCGGTGGCGGGGCCGCCGTAGATGAACGTGCACATCCGGCCCGGGGGCACCGGCGCGAAGGTGTCCTTGCCCCAGGTCGTGACCGAGTCCAGCTTGTCGCAGGCATCCTGCGCCCGCGGGTGGGTGCCGCCCGCCGGGTGGCATTCGAGCGTGTACGTGCCCTCGACGCCGGGCTGGTGCTCGACGGTGATGGTGAGGCGGTCCTCGGTCTGCCCGCCACCGAGCAGCGACAGCGGAACGGGCAGCGGCCCGGCCAGGGCCGAGGGCGCGGCGGCGAACGCGGTGAGGGAGGCGGCAGCGGTGACGGCGAAGCGGCGCAGCATGGGTCTCGTGTCTCCTGGGTTCGGAGGGGAGTGGGGGTCGTGGGCGGCGGGGGCGGGCGGTGGGGGTCCGGCAGCGTGTTCGCGACGTCTTCGCGACGTGCCCGGGGTGCACCGGGGGGACGTATGGGGGGAGTTCCGGTCCTTTGGGGTCCTGGGAGGTCTAACGCGCGTCAACGCCCGGCGTTGCGCCGCAGGAACGGCTTTGCTCTCGCGCCCACCTGCCTAGTACCGTGGGGGGCGATTGGTGACGGCCCGCAAGGCTGTGTCATCATCTGCACGCACCACTCGCGCGAGCGACGGTGTGCTGGAGGCGTCGCCTAGTCCGGTCTATGGCGCCGCACTGCTAATGCGGTTTGGGTCTTAAAGCCCATCGAGGGTTCAAATCCCTCCGCCTCCGCCAGCACCACCCGAAGCCCCGGCCTCATGGCCGGGGCTTCGCCCGTTCCGGGACCGGCGGGGGCGCCGCGCGGCTTCTCGGCCGGGGCGCCCGCGTTGCGAACCGGCCCGGGGCGGCCGGCCCAGGGCCCCGCGCCCGCTCTCGATCCGGATGCCCGCGCGCGTTCCAGGTCCGGGCTGCTCGGCGGGCCCCAGCCCTGGACGCGGCACGCGTCCCGGACCTGATGCTGAGCGCGTTCCCGATGCGGGATGCGGGATGCGGGATGCCGGCCCCGGTTGCTGGATGCCGAATGTCGGACCCGGTTGCTGGAGGTCGGACGTCGTGCGCGTGCTCGGGCCGGCAGCTTCACCTCTCCAGGGCGGAGCTTCACCTCTTCAGGGCCCGGATGCGCCGTCCTTGACCCCCGTCCGGCCCATCCCCCCTGACCACCCCGCCGCCCCCGGTTCGCTCACGCAGAGACATTTCCGCAGGTCAGAGCCGGTGGAGCTAACGGATTTCGCGTCACGGCGCAGGTCATGTAATGTTGTTCTCGCAACGCCGACGGGGCAGAAAAAACCCCGGAAGCACAAGCACTCGTAGCTTAACGGATAGAGCATCTGACTACGGATCAGAAGGTTGCAGGTTCGAATCCTGCCGAGTGCACACAGGTGAGAGGCCCCGGACGTCGAGTCCGGGGCCTCTTGCGTTGGCGTGTACAGCAACCGTTTCGGACGGTGCCGTCTTGGAGCTGGATGACGGCGAGGCGTGCGATCGATCGCGGTCAAGGGTGACGCGCGCGCCGTTGGTCGTGGCTGCGATCGAAGCGACGGTTGCGGGTTCGAATCCAGCTCGGCACGCGCAGGTGACGGGCGCCCCGGCTCCTAGGGGTCCCTGGCTCCTAGGGCTCCCTGGCTCCTAGGGGGCCCTGAGGGGGGGTGGCCCCTGGTAAGGGCGGGGGGGGCAGCACCATGGTGTGGGCGGGGCCCAACTACCAGGATTTGGGCATGAGTTCATACCAGACAGTGTTTCGTCTCGCCCTTGCCGCCGCTCTCGTGGGCGCGGCCGCCGCTCCGGCCGCCGCAGTCGGGCAGTCGTCCTCGCAGGGGCGGGGCCAGGGCGGTGGCATCGTCTCCGTGGAGCAGGTGGCGCAGCTGACGCCCGAGGAGGTCGCGGGGCAGCTCCGGGGGCAGATCGACGCGGCGCAGGTCCGTTTCGGGGTGACGGCCTACCGGGTCGAGTACCGCACCACCGACAGCGCGGGCGCCCCCACCACCGCGAGCCAGCTCGTCGTGCTGCCCAAGAACGACGCGCACCGGTTGCCCACCGTCTCCTGGCTGCACGGCACCACCGTGTACCGCAAGGACGTCGCCTCGCAGAACCCGAAAGCCACTGACCGGCTCGTCGCGCTGCTCTTCGCCTCGACCGGGCGCGCGGTCTCGGCCCCCGACTACGTGGGCCTCGGCTCCGGCCCCGGCTTCCACCCCTACGGCGACCCGTCGGCCACCGTGTCGGCGTCCGTCGACGCGCTGCGGGCGACCCGTGCGCTCGCCCACCTCAAAGGCCGGGAACTGGAGCGGAAGGTCCAGGTCAGCGGTTTCTCGCAGGGCGGGCCCGCGACCATGATGGTGGGACGCGCGCTCGACCAGGAGAAGGCCGACCGTTACTTCCGGCTCGGCGCCCTCGCCCCGGTCAGCGGCCCCTTCGATCTGTCCGCCTTCGAGGCCGCCGCCGCCAATGACGAGATCGACCACGCCGGCCTCTACCTCGCCTACTTCGCCACCGCCTGGAACAAGATGTACGGCCTCTACGACTCGCCCGGCGAGGCCTTCAAGGACCCGTACGACAAGAAGGTGGAAGGCCTGTTCGACGGGAACTCCACGCAGAAGCAGATCGCCGAAGCGCTGCCCAGCACCTCCGAGCAGCTGTTCACCGAGGACTTCCTGAACAAGGTCCGCCAGCCGAGCGGCGTCCTGAAGGAGCGTCTGCGGCCGCTCGACCACACCTGCGACTGGAAGCCGGACGTACCGGTGAGCATCTACTACGCCCGGGGCGACCAGGATGTCGCCAACAGCAACTCCTCGTACTGCGCCGCCCAGTTGGCGGCCCACGGCGTCGGCGCGACGCTGACCGACGTCGGCGACGTCGATCACAACGGGTCGGTCCGGCTGGCCGTGCCCGGGATCATCCGGTTCTTCGACGCGGCGCGCAAGACCGGATGACGGCGGCTGCGCGGGACGGCCGGGACCGGCCCCGGGCCGTTGTCAGTGGCAGGGGGTAGCTTCGAGATGTGGCTCGGTTGTGGCGGTGCGAGGGGGTTCGTTGGGGCGTGGGTGAGGGCGGCGAGGGAAGGGCGCGGCTTCGGTGGGAGGGGGGACGTAGCAGTGCGTTGGACTACGGGCGGGTCCTGGCGTTCCAGGTGGCGGGGGCGCGCAGCTGTGTGGGGGCGCGGGGGAATCCCTGTCCGGTGGGGGCGCCGGTGCCGGGGCGCAGCACGCAGGCGCGGTGTTCCGAGTGCGCCCGTCTCGACCGGACGCACTCCGTCGCGGCGGATACGTTCGTGGACGATCCCCGCACCTACCGGGTCTACCTCGCCTGGTTCGGGAGCGGGCTGCTCAAGGTCGGCATCACGGCGGAGGAGCGGGGTTCGGTCCGGCTGCTCGAACAAGGGGCCGTGGCGTTCTGCTGGCTCGGGCGCGGGCCCCTGATGGCGGCCCGGCGCTGCGAGGAGTTGCTGCGGGCGGCCCTCGGGGTGCCGGACCGGATCGCGTACGCCGAGAAGCGGGCCGTGCGGGCCCGGCTTCCCGGGGTGGCCGAGCGGACGGCCGAGGTGGCGGAGTTGCGGGCGCGGGCCGTCGCCCTGGCCGGGTGGCCCGAGTCGCTGGAGCGGGTGGACGGTGAAGTCGTGGACCACGCGGGCGCGTTCGGGCTCACCGGGCTCGCCCCGGCCACCGGGGTCGTCGTGGAACTGGTCGACGGCGGTGTGGTGGGCGGCCGGCTCGTCGCCGCGGCCGGTCCCGATCTGCATCTGGCGGCGGCCGACGGCCACGTTGTGGTGCTCGACACCCGGCTCATGAGGGGGTGGGACCTTACGGCGGCGGGGGCGGGCCTCATGGAGGTGGGGACGAGGGGGAGGGGGAGTGGTGCTGGTGCCGGCCCGGGCGGGGGTGGCCAGGCCGGCGGGCACGGTGCTCCTCTGGGGTGCCGGATCACCGTTCCGGTACGGGAGGTGCCGCGGGAGGGCGGGGTTCAGGACCAGCTGTTCTGATGCCGGAGTTCGGGCGGCATCCGTGCGGTTCGGGGTCGTCCCCCAAATGTTCTGGACAGCACCACCGTTCGCGCCCGAAGGTGGAGGCATGAGCGATCACATACGGGGGCCGATCTCGGGGATCGAACCGCCTTACTACGCCGTCGTGTTCACCTCCCTGCGCACCGAGGGCGACCGGGGGTACGGCGAGACCGCCGACGCGATGGACGAGCTGGTGCGGGAGATTCCGGGGTACCTCGGGCACGAGAGCGCGCGCAACGCGGGTGGCCTCGGGATCACGGTCAGCTACTTCCGGGACGTGGAGGCCATCGCGCACTGGCGTGGGCGCGCCGACCACCAGCAGGCCCAGCGCCAGGGCCGGAAGGAGTGGTACGAGAGCTACAGCGTCCATGTCGCCAAGGTCGAGCGGGCTTACGCGTTCGAGCGAGGTCCCGGCTCCGGGCAGGAGTGACCGGCAGCGCGCGGGCCTCGGGCGCGTCCGCCCCACACCATGCGACGGGCGGCAGCGCGCGGGCCTCGGGCGCGTCCGCCCCGCGCCACGCGACGGGGCCGACGGCGTGAGCCCGCGGACCGCGAGCCCGCCGCTCCTGAACCGGCCGACCCTGATCCCGCCGCCCCTGATCCTGCCGCTCCTGAACCGGCCGACCCTGATCCCGCCGCCCCTGAACCGGCCGACGCTGATCCTGCCGCTCCTGAACCGGCCGACGCTGATCCCGCCGCTCCTGATCCCGCCGCCCCTGTACCCGCCGACTCAGACCCTGTCCATCCGGCCCCGGCGTGAAATTTCTCAGGGAAATCACAGGAACGGGAAAGGCTGTTCTCACGGCCCCCTCACAGGGTGAGGCCATGACCGTTACCTCCTCGCCCCAGGGGCGGACCGAAATGCTCAGGCCGGACGGGAGCCCCGTCCGTGTGCTCGTCGTGGACGACGAGGCGCCGCTCAGCGAGCTGCTTTCCATGGCGCTGCGCTACGAAGGCTGGGAAGTGCGCAGCGCGGGCGACGGGACCGGTGCGGTGCGCGACGCCCGCGAGTTCCGGCCGGACGCCGTCGTCCTCGACATCATGCTGCCCGACATGGACGGTCTCGCCGTCCTCGGCCGGCTGCGCCGCGAACTCCCCGACGTGCCCGTGCTGTTCCTGACGGCCAAGGACTCCGTCGAGGACCGGATCGCCGGACTCACGGCGGGCGGCGACGACTACGTCACCAAGCCGTTCAGCCTGGAGGAGGTCGTGGCCCGGCTGCGCGGCCTCATCCGCCGCTCGGGCACGGCGGCCCTGCGAAGCGAGTCGGTGCTGACCGTCGGCGACCTCACCCTGGACGAGGACAGCCACGACGTGACCCGGGGCGGGGTCAACATCCACCTCACCGCGACCGAGTTCGAACTGCTCCGCTTCCTCATGCGCAATCCGCGCCGGGTGCTCAGCAAGGCGCAGATCCTGGACCGCGTCTGGTCCTACGACTTCGGCGGGCAGGCCAACGTGGTCGAGCTCTACATCTCCTACCTGCGGCGGAAGATCGACGCCGGGCGCTCGCCGATGATCCACACCCGGCGCGGCGCGGGGTATCTGATCAAGCCCGGGGAGTAGGGGCGCGGTGGTCGGGTTCCGGCGGCCCTGGTCGCTGCGCACCCGGCTCGTCGTGTCCGCGGTGGCGCTGCTCGCGGTCGTGGGCGCCGTCATCGGCACCGTGACGGTCCTCGCGATGGGTGCCAATCTCCAGCGTCAGCTGGACGACCAGCTGGCCGGCGCGCTCATGCCCGGACGGATGGGCGGCCACGACTCCCCGGACCCCGGCCCCCTCACCGGCACGGACCCCAGCCACGTGGGCGGCGTCAGCACCACCGGCGCTGCGAACGGCACCACCGCCGGTCACGCCACCGGCGCCGCGAACGGCGCCACCCCCGGTCACGCCACCGGCGCCGCCCCGGGCCGCGCCACCGCCGCCGCCGGGAACGGCACCGCCGCCGGGAACGGCACCGCCGCAGGCGTCGCCCCCGCCGGCCGTATCGACTTCGTCGTGTCGCGGCCGGGGCAGCCTCTGCACGCCGTGGCGGCCGGGCCCGGGGGCGACGGGCGGATGACCGGCGCTCAGGCCGTCCGTCCGGAGCGTCAGGGCGAGGCCCGCAGCGCCGCGCTGTCCGCTGTTCAGACCCGCGCGCTCGCGGCCGTGCCCAAGGACCACGCGGTGCACTCCGTCTCGGTGCCCGGGCTCGGCGACTACCGGGCGATGTGGGATCCGGACGGCGGCTTCGTGCTGGGCTTCCCCACCGACGCCGTCGACTCCACCGTGCGCACCCTGCTCATCGTGGTGATCTGTGTGACCGCCGCCGGGCTCGTGGCGGCCGGGATCGCCGGGGCCGCGATCGTCGGGGTGGCCCTGCGGCCGCTGCGCCGGGTCGCCGCGACCGCGACCCGGGTCTCCGAACTCCCCCTGCACAGCGGCGAGGTGACCCTGTACGAACGGGTGCCGGGCGCCGAGGCGGACGCGCGGACCGAGGTCGGCCAGGTGGGCGCCGCGCTCAACCGGATGCTCGACCACGTGCACAAGGCGCTCAGCGCGCGGCAGGAGAGCGAGACGCGGGTGCGGCGGTTCGTCGCCGACGCCAGCCACGAGCTCAGGACTCCGCTCGCCTCCATCCGGGGTTACGCCGAGCTGACGCGGCGCGGACGTGAGGACATCGGGCCCGACACCCGGCACTCGCTCGGCCGCATCGAGTCGGAGGCGGCCCGTATGACGGGCCTGGTCGAGGATCTGCTGCTGCTCGCCCGTCTCGACGCCGGACGCCCGCTCTCGTATGAGAGCACTGCTCTCTCTTCGCTCGTCGTGGACGTGGTCGGTGACGCGCGGGCCGCCGGGCAGGGCCACATCTGGCAGCTCGACCTGCCCGCCGAGCCCGTCACCGTACGCGGCGACCACGGGCGGCTTCAGCAGGTCCTGGTCAACCTGCTCGCCAACGCCCGTACGCACACCCCGCCGGGGACGACGGTGACCGCCCGGATCGAGCCGCGCGGGCCCTGGGTCCTCGTGGCCGTCGAGGACACCGGCCCCGGGATCCCCGCCGAGCTGCTTCCCCATGTCTTCGAGCGGTTCGCCCGCGGTGACGCCTCCCGTTCCCGCAACGCCGGGTCCACCGGTCTCGGCCTCGCCATCGTCCAGGCCGTCGTGGCCGCGCACGGCGGCCGGGTGAGCGTGCGCAGCGCCCCCGGGCGGACGGTGTTCGACGTCCTCCTGCCGACGCCCACCGCCACGCCGACGTCCGCCGCCATGCCGGGCCACACCGCCACGCCGACGTCCGCCGCCATGCCGGGCCACGCCGCCACGCCGACGCCCACCGCCACGCCGAGCCCCGCCCCCACACCGGCCCCCGCCCCCACACCCGCCCCCGCCCCGGGTCGTCTCGTCGTCCCCGAATGACGTCTCACAGGCCCGGCACAGGCTGACCACACAGGTGTGACAGCGGCCCCCGCGAGGGTCGGCGCATGCGAACCGAACGTTCTGCCACGAGCGCCACGGCCGCGCCGCATGCGGTGGGCCCGGTGCGTCCGGCGGCCCTCCCGGCCCGCCGGCATCTGCCCGTCCAGCCGGCGGACGGCACGCCCGTACTCGACGTCACCGTCCCCGTCCACAACGAGGAACGGGACCTGGAACGCTGTGTACGGCGCCTCCACGGCCACCTCGCGCGGACCTTCCCCTACCGCTTCCAGATCACGGTCGCCGACAACGCGAGTACCGACGCGACGCCCCGCATCGCCCGCCGGCTCGACGACGAGATCCCCGAAGTGCGCTCCGTGCGCCTTGAGGAGAAGGGGCGCGGGCGCGCGCTGCGTACGGTCTGGTCGGGGTCGGACGCGCCCGTGCTCGCGTACATGGACGTGGATCTGTCCACCGACCTCAACGCCCTGCTACCGCTGGTCGCGCCGCTCATCTCGGGCCACTCCGACCTCGCCATCGGCTCCCGGCTCGTCCGTTCGTCGCGGGTGGTGCGCGGCGCCAGACGGGAGTTCATCTCGCGTACGTACAACCTGATCCTGCGCGGGTCGCTCGCGGCGCGGTTCTCCGACGCCCAGTGCGGGTTCAAGGCGATACGCGGGGACGTGGCGCGCGGGCTGCTGCCGCTGGTCGAGGACACCGGATGGTTCTTCGACACCGAGATGCTGGTGCTCGCCGAGCGCGCCGGGCTGCGGATCCACGAGGTGCCGGTGGACTGGGTCGACGACCCGGCCAGCACCGTCCACATCGTCAGGACGGCGGTGGAGGACCTGAAGGGGGTGTGGCGCGTGGGGCGGGCGCTCGCGGTGGGCGCGCTGCCGCTCGACCGCCTCGCGCGGCCGTTCGGCGACGACCCCCGGGACCGGCGCCTCGCCGGAGTGCCGGGCGGTCTCGCCCGCCAGCTCGTCGGGTTCTGCGTGGTGGGCGCTCTCTCCACGCTCCTCCACCTCCTCCTGTACGTCGCCGCGCGCACGGCGGCCGGGCCTCAACTCGCCAACGCCGCCGCCTTGTTGGTCTCCACGGCGGTCAACACGGCGGCCAACCGGCGGCTCACCTTCGGAGTGCGGGGCCGCGACCGCGCGGTACGCCACCAGGCGCAGGGCCTCGCGGTGTTCGCCATCGCACTCGCCCTGACCAGCGGCTCGCTCGCGGCGCTCGACGTCGCGCACGCGGGCGTCGCGCACTCCACCGAGGTGGCCGTCCTGGTCGCCGCGAACCTCGCCGCCACCGTCCTGCGCTTCCTGCTGCTGCGTGCCTGGGTCTTCCCCGACCGGACGCCGCCCCCCGCCGCCACGACCCCGCTCCACCCCGAACCGAAGGGCGACGCACGATGACCACGACCACCCCCCGGGCCACCCCGCGCGCGGGCGGCGCCGACACCGGGTCGCCCCGGTCCGTGCCGGGCCGGCTGTGGCGCGGCCGCCCGGACGACCCCGCCTGGGCGCGGCCCGCGCTGTACGCGCTGCTTCTCGTCACCTGCGCCGGCTATCTGGTGAACCTCAGCGCCTCCGGGTACGCCAACTCCTTCTACTCGGCAGCGGTCCAGGCGGGCAGTCAGAGCTGGAAGGCGTTCTTCTTCGGCTCGCTCGACGCCGCGAACGCGATCACGGTGGACAAGCCGCCTGCCGCGCTGTGGCCGATGGCCCTTTCGGTCCGTCTTTTCGGTCTCGGATCCTGGCAGATTCTGCTGCCGCAGGTCCTGATGGGCGTGGCGACCGTCGGCGTCCTGTACGCGGCCGTGCGGCGCCGGTTCACTCCGGCGGCGGGGCTGATCGCGGGCGCGGTGCTCGCCCTGACGCCGGTCGCCGCGCTGATGTTCCGCTTCAACAACCCCGACGCGCTGCTGGCGCTCCTGATGACGGTCACCGTCTACTGCGTGCTGCGTGCCCTGGAGGACGCGCGGACCAGGTGGCTGGTGTGGGCCGGGGCCGCGATCGGACTCGCGTTCCTGACCAAGACGCTCCAGGCGTTCCTGATCCTGCCGCCCCTCGGCTTGCTGTACGCGGTGTGCGCGCCCACGTCCCTGCGCCGTCGCCTGGGTCAACTCGCTCTCGCCGCAGGGGTATTGATTGTCACGGGTGGCTGGTGGGTGGCGGTCGTGGAGCTGTGGCCCGCGTCGTCGCGTCCCTACGTGGGCGGCTCGCAGCACAACTCGTTCCTCGAGCTCACCTTCGGCTACAACGGGCTCGGCCGGCTCAGCGGCGACGAGACGGGCAGCGTCGGGGGTGGCGGCGCGCGGCCCGGCGGCATGGAACTGCCGACGGGTCTGCGCCCCGGTGGCGGCGGAGGCGGTGGGGGCGGTGGCTGGGGCGCGACGGGCATCGGCCGCATGTTCAACTCGGAGATCGGCGGCCAGATCTCCTGGCTGCTCCCCGCCGCCCTGCTGCTGCTCGTCGCCGGTCTCGTCGTCACGTGGAAGGCGCGCGGCGGGGCCGGGCGCACCGACACCGCGCGGGCCGCGTTCCTCGCCTGGGGCGGTGCGCTCCTGACCACCGCCGTGGTCTTCAGCTTCATGGCCGGGATCTTCCACCAGTACTACACGGTGGCCCTCGGGCCCTACATCGCGGCGCTGACCGGCATGGGCGTGACGGTCCTGTGGGAGGAGCGCTCGCGGATCTGGGCGGCGCTGGGGCTCGCGGTGACGGTCGCGGGCACGGCGGTCTGGGCGTACGTGCTCCTGGACCGGACCCCGGATTACCTGCCCTGGCTGCGCTGGGCGGTGCTGGGGTGCGGGCTCGCGGCCGCGCTGGGTCTGGCGCTCGCGCGCAGGCTGCCGCGCCGGGTGGCGCTCGGGGTCGCGGCGGCGGGCCTCCTGGCGTCCCTCGCCGGGCCCGCCGCGTACACGGTGAGCACCCTCGGCACCGGGCACACGGGGTCGATCGTCACTGCGGGTCCCGCCGGAGCGAGCAGGGGCGGCGGGCCGGGAGGTGGTCCTGGCGGGGGCGGCCAGGGTGGCGGCTTCGGGCGGTTCGGCGGCGGTCCGGGCCGGGGCGCGCCGGGTCAGGGGCAGGGGGCGGGTCCGGGGCAGGGCCCGGGCGCGCGCGGCGCCGGTGGCGGCGGCATGGGCGGGCTGCTCGACGGAGCCAAGGTGAGCGCCCAGGCCAAGGCGCTCGTGAAGAAGAACGCGGACCGGTACACATGGGCCGCGGCCGCCATCGGCTCGCAGAACGCCGCGAGCTACCAACTCGCCACCCAGAAGCCGGTGATGGCGATCGGCGGGTTCAACGGGAGCGACCCGTCACCGACCCTGGCGCAGTTCCAGGCGTACGTGGCCCAGGGGAAAATTCACTACTTCGTCGCGAGCGGCGGCGGGATGATGGGCGGCGGCGGCGGCCGGGCGTCGGGCAGTGCGATCAGCAGCTGGGTGGAGTCGTCGTTCCGGAAGGTGACGGCGGGCACCGCCACGTTCTATGACCTGACCTCGCCGGTACGCCGCTGAGGCGACGCCGGACGGGCTGAGGGACGGGGTGCGGGTGGGCGCCGGACACGGGGGGGCGCGGGGGTGCGGAGAAGCGGGCGTCCGTGCGCCCAGCCGTCCCCGACCCGCACCTGCCGACTGTCCCGACCCGCGTCCTGCCCGCCGTCCCCGGCCCGCGTCCTGCCCGCCGTCCCCGACCCGCGTCCTGCCCGCCGTCCCCGGCCTCCACCCGCCCGCCGTCCCCGGCCTCCACCCGCCCGCCGTCCCTGCCCCGCGCCCGCCCCCACCTGCGAGGACTCCTCGCCGCCGCAATTCCCTTTACGGCGTAGAAGGGCTGCTATACGCTGCACAGCGACCGCCTCGTACAGCGTATAAGGACCAAGGGGGGCACCATGACGGCAGAGACGTCCCGGAACGCCGAAAACACCCGGAGCACCGGAGACACCCGTGACGACGCGGACACGTCGCCGAGCGTGCGGGGCACGGAATCAGCAGCCGAGGCGGTGAGCGGCGGGCCTGCCGGGCACTCACCCGGGCATCCGCCGGGGGCCAGCCCGCATCCGCCGGGGGCCAGCCCGCAGCCACCGGGGGCCAGCGCACATCCCCCGGGGGCCGGCCCGCATCCGCAGCGCTGGCTGATCCTCGGCGTCATCTGCGTGGCGCAGCTCGCCGTGCTGCTCGACAACACGGTCCTGAACGTCGCCATCCCCTCGCTCACCACCTCGCTGGGCGCGTCCACCGCCGACATCCAGTGGATGATCAACGCATACTCGCTGGTCCAGTCGGGGCTGCTGCTCACGGCGGGCAGCGCGTCCGACCGCTACGGACGCAAGAAGATGCTCGCGGTGGGGCTCGCGCTCTTCGGCCTCGGCTCGCTCGCGGCCGGCCTCGCGCAGAACGC
Protein-coding regions in this window:
- a CDS encoding glycosyltransferase family 39 protein, which codes for MTTTTPRATPRAGGADTGSPRSVPGRLWRGRPDDPAWARPALYALLLVTCAGYLVNLSASGYANSFYSAAVQAGSQSWKAFFFGSLDAANAITVDKPPAALWPMALSVRLFGLGSWQILLPQVLMGVATVGVLYAAVRRRFTPAAGLIAGAVLALTPVAALMFRFNNPDALLALLMTVTVYCVLRALEDARTRWLVWAGAAIGLAFLTKTLQAFLILPPLGLLYAVCAPTSLRRRLGQLALAAGVLIVTGGWWVAVVELWPASSRPYVGGSQHNSFLELTFGYNGLGRLSGDETGSVGGGGARPGGMELPTGLRPGGGGGGGGGGWGATGIGRMFNSEIGGQISWLLPAALLLLVAGLVVTWKARGGAGRTDTARAAFLAWGGALLTTAVVFSFMAGIFHQYYTVALGPYIAALTGMGVTVLWEERSRIWAALGLAVTVAGTAVWAYVLLDRTPDYLPWLRWAVLGCGLAAALGLALARRLPRRVALGVAAAGLLASLAGPAAYTVSTLGTGHTGSIVTAGPAGASRGGGPGGGPGGGGQGGGFGRFGGGPGRGAPGQGQGAGPGQGPGARGAGGGGMGGLLDGAKVSAQAKALVKKNADRYTWAAAAIGSQNAASYQLATQKPVMAIGGFNGSDPSPTLAQFQAYVAQGKIHYFVASGGGMMGGGGGRASGSAISSWVESSFRKVTAGTATFYDLTSPVRR